The following proteins come from a genomic window of Pirellula staleyi DSM 6068:
- a CDS encoding carbon-nitrogen hydrolase family protein gives MMTTDLLQVAAIQMRATDDVAANFATAVTLVGQAAAAGARLVVLPELFVSYGDLARTAAVAQSLLGTWITELQQLAKSKNIWLVAGSIPEQVANDQRAYNCSTVISPTGEIVAAYRKIHLFDVEIAGRVASQESLHLLPGNELVVVKIDDWQVGIAICYDLRFPELFRNLATLGAELVVIPAAFTRTTGKDHWDLLVRTRALDAQAYIVAANQGGDHNGQSSSYGHSMIVEPWGKVIAQIDSEDEGIVFSSIDRKRVAEVRRQLPVLRNRRLLDASFPPLHRTNSSGNAEQM, from the coding sequence ATGATGACCACCGATCTGCTGCAAGTTGCAGCCATTCAAATGCGGGCGACCGATGATGTGGCAGCCAATTTTGCCACTGCAGTGACACTCGTTGGCCAAGCGGCTGCAGCGGGGGCGCGGCTGGTGGTGCTTCCCGAACTATTTGTTTCGTATGGCGATCTCGCTCGCACAGCAGCGGTTGCGCAGTCGCTCTTAGGAACCTGGATTACCGAACTCCAGCAGCTCGCGAAATCAAAAAACATCTGGCTCGTCGCGGGAAGCATTCCCGAGCAGGTGGCAAACGACCAGCGTGCTTATAACTGTTCCACGGTCATTTCTCCGACGGGGGAGATCGTTGCGGCTTATCGCAAAATCCATTTGTTCGACGTCGAGATCGCGGGACGTGTAGCGTCGCAAGAATCGCTGCACCTGCTACCTGGTAACGAACTCGTAGTGGTGAAGATCGACGACTGGCAAGTCGGCATCGCGATTTGTTACGACCTGCGGTTTCCCGAACTTTTTCGAAATCTGGCAACGCTTGGCGCCGAGCTTGTCGTGATTCCCGCCGCTTTCACCCGCACTACCGGAAAAGATCACTGGGACCTTCTTGTGCGTACTCGCGCACTTGATGCGCAGGCGTATATCGTCGCTGCTAATCAGGGTGGCGATCACAACGGACAATCGTCGAGCTATGGGCATTCGATGATCGTCGAGCCGTGGGGAAAAGTGATCGCACAGATCGACTCCGAGGATGAAGGAATTGTGTTCAGCTCGATCGATCGCAAGCGTGTTGCCGAAGTTCGCAGGCAACTTCCCGTACTGCGCAATCGGCGGCTGCTCGATGCGTCATTTCCGCCGCTGCATCGCACTAACTCTTCAGGTAATGCCGAACAAATGTGA
- the folK gene encoding 2-amino-4-hydroxy-6-hydroxymethyldihydropteridine diphosphokinase gives MRFTLQADVLIAVGSNLGSAAENLDRAVEHLEQLPGLEITAVSSWHITQPIGGPAGQPTFANGALRAQTTLSPHELLRQLQQVEQQLHRERKEFWGPRTLDLDLLLYGDQALDDPLLVLPHPRMAVRPFVLHPAAEIASDMLHPPSGRTIGALASHLAASPKLLAILGGLPSFRSQLAEEIARVSGARLTRQADATSSDAQWEAVTCDWLPAATGPALSRDLPRSLLLVASESSDQPINVWRRARLLPPMIVARSLDLALLVREGVAMIDCMR, from the coding sequence TTGAGGTTCACTTTGCAGGCCGATGTGCTGATTGCCGTTGGTTCGAATCTTGGATCGGCTGCCGAAAATCTCGACCGCGCGGTGGAGCATCTCGAGCAGCTACCGGGGCTCGAAATCACCGCTGTTAGCTCGTGGCACATCACTCAGCCGATCGGCGGCCCTGCGGGACAACCGACATTTGCCAACGGTGCTTTGCGAGCACAAACCACGCTCTCGCCACACGAATTGCTCCGGCAACTTCAGCAGGTTGAGCAGCAGCTGCATCGCGAGCGAAAAGAGTTCTGGGGCCCGCGCACGCTCGACCTCGACCTGCTGCTGTACGGCGATCAGGCTCTTGACGATCCGCTGCTGGTCCTGCCGCACCCGCGTATGGCGGTCCGACCTTTCGTGCTGCATCCTGCGGCTGAGATCGCCAGCGACATGCTCCACCCGCCCAGTGGCCGAACCATTGGCGCACTCGCCAGCCATCTCGCGGCATCCCCCAAGCTGCTGGCCATTCTCGGAGGGCTCCCTTCTTTTCGCAGTCAGCTCGCTGAAGAAATTGCTCGCGTCAGCGGCGCACGCCTCACAAGGCAAGCCGATGCAACATCCAGTGATGCCCAGTGGGAGGCTGTCACTTGCGACTGGCTCCCTGCTGCGACTGGTCCTGCGCTCTCGCGTGATTTGCCGCGCTCGCTGCTGCTGGTGGCAAGTGAATCCTCGGATCAGCCGATCAACGTTTGGAGGCGAGCCAGGCTGCTTCCACCGATGATTGTCGCCAGGTCGCTCGATCTTGCACTGCTGGTGCGCGAGGGCGTCGCGATGATTGACTGCATGCGATAA
- the panC gene encoding pantoate--beta-alanine ligase, whose translation MATPVQVIHNVREMQSLVLAWRRAGLRSGLVPTMGALHAGHISLIHAAREKCDRVAATIFVNPTQFGPKEDFSKYPRTLDADLAMLSEAGCDAVFVPDREAMYPSGFSTSVEPPSVSQPLEGVCRPGHFRGVVTVVLKLFGIAPTDASFFGHKDYQQARVIQAMASDLNVPMEVHICPTVREPDGLAMSSRNRYLSPEERQRALSLWRALERCRLQLACGEHRTAELAAAMEKELISGVDAIEYAVVVDPVTLQPIELVEQQAIALIAAKIGTTRLIDNLLLSTDPRVTTTDATAKPTSGNPSQH comes from the coding sequence GTGGCTACACCGGTTCAAGTAATTCACAACGTTCGCGAGATGCAATCGCTCGTCCTGGCTTGGCGACGTGCGGGACTGCGCAGCGGACTCGTGCCGACAATGGGTGCTCTGCATGCAGGTCACATCAGCTTGATCCATGCCGCTCGCGAAAAATGCGATCGGGTGGCAGCCACCATTTTCGTAAACCCGACGCAGTTTGGACCGAAAGAAGATTTTTCCAAATATCCGCGCACGCTCGATGCCGATCTCGCGATGCTGTCGGAGGCTGGCTGCGATGCTGTCTTCGTTCCCGATCGCGAGGCGATGTATCCCAGCGGATTCTCGACGTCGGTCGAGCCACCTTCGGTGAGTCAGCCGCTCGAAGGGGTTTGTCGTCCCGGGCATTTTCGAGGCGTGGTCACGGTGGTGCTGAAACTGTTTGGCATTGCCCCCACCGATGCCTCGTTCTTTGGGCACAAAGATTATCAGCAGGCGCGTGTGATTCAGGCTATGGCGAGCGACCTGAATGTTCCGATGGAAGTCCACATTTGCCCGACGGTGCGCGAGCCCGATGGTCTGGCAATGAGCAGCCGAAATCGGTATTTGTCACCCGAGGAGCGGCAACGAGCGCTTTCCCTGTGGCGAGCTCTTGAGCGTTGTCGCTTACAACTGGCTTGTGGCGAGCATCGCACCGCCGAACTTGCCGCTGCGATGGAGAAAGAGCTCATCAGCGGCGTCGACGCGATTGAGTATGCGGTGGTCGTCGATCCCGTTACACTACAGCCGATAGAACTTGTGGAGCAGCAAGCCATCGCGCTCATCGCTGCCAAAATTGGGACGACCCGTCTGATCGACAACTTGCTCCTCAGCACCGATCCTCGCGTAACGACAACTGACGCTACGGCCAAACCGACATCTGGCAATCCCTCTCAGCACTAA
- a CDS encoding prolipoprotein diacylglyceryl transferase, whose amino-acid sequence MRSTLFVIPHEIAGLPVLGLGWALIVWSLVTLGLWGWWIRKRGFTPEFWSIVPFPLMIAAAIALLLPRLELIDAKSLPIGLPIRGYGVMLMLATVSGVGISAWRAQKLGIDPEKIYELAVWMFAAGIIGARLFYVIQYSEDFKRSTIVETLQAIANIQQGGLVVFGALLAAIPAAFFLIRRYKLPFLAVADIITPGMLVGQAVGRLGCFLHGCCFGGICDIDSVAVTFPQESPPYVRHLEMGWKSGVWLDRENLTSDSTTDRVVVAKVEKNSAAERAGLKAGQQIISIGGKSLTSLDEARAQLARVRTSYEVTTSKGDVLRWTIKALPARSAPIHPTQIYSAIDAFLLALVLWNYFPFRRHDGEVFALLLIIHPISRFVLELIRADEGGQFGTSFTISQLLGFALMAAGVALLAYLELYRRGTPVFGQSLPPAKQAAGSSSAVAT is encoded by the coding sequence GTGCGAAGCACCCTCTTTGTCATTCCCCACGAGATCGCCGGCCTCCCTGTTTTAGGGCTGGGCTGGGCCCTCATCGTGTGGAGTCTTGTGACCCTGGGTTTATGGGGCTGGTGGATTCGCAAACGAGGGTTCACTCCCGAATTTTGGTCGATCGTCCCATTCCCGTTGATGATTGCAGCCGCCATTGCGCTGCTGCTTCCTCGTCTCGAACTGATCGATGCCAAAAGCCTTCCCATCGGACTGCCGATTCGGGGCTATGGCGTCATGCTGATGCTCGCCACGGTTTCCGGCGTCGGAATCAGCGCCTGGCGCGCTCAAAAACTGGGTATCGATCCAGAGAAGATCTACGAACTGGCGGTCTGGATGTTCGCAGCCGGGATCATCGGCGCGAGGCTGTTCTACGTCATTCAGTATTCCGAGGATTTTAAGCGAAGCACGATTGTCGAAACGTTGCAGGCGATCGCGAACATCCAGCAAGGAGGGCTTGTCGTTTTCGGCGCTCTGCTGGCCGCAATCCCCGCCGCTTTCTTCCTGATTCGACGCTATAAACTTCCGTTCCTCGCAGTGGCCGACATCATCACTCCGGGGATGCTCGTCGGACAGGCGGTCGGCCGACTCGGGTGCTTTCTGCACGGCTGTTGTTTCGGCGGCATCTGCGATATCGATTCTGTCGCGGTGACTTTTCCTCAGGAAAGCCCACCCTATGTGCGTCATCTCGAAATGGGCTGGAAAAGTGGCGTTTGGCTCGACCGCGAGAATCTCACCTCCGACAGTACCACCGACCGTGTGGTGGTGGCGAAGGTGGAAAAGAATTCAGCGGCCGAGCGGGCTGGCCTGAAGGCGGGACAGCAGATCATTTCGATTGGTGGTAAATCGCTCACATCACTCGACGAAGCGCGAGCCCAGCTGGCACGCGTGCGAACGTCGTACGAGGTGACGACCAGCAAAGGAGACGTGCTCCGCTGGACCATCAAAGCGCTTCCTGCTCGTAGCGCGCCGATTCATCCGACACAAATCTATTCGGCCATCGATGCGTTTTTGCTCGCGCTAGTCCTCTGGAACTACTTCCCCTTCAGACGCCACGATGGCGAGGTCTTCGCGCTGCTGCTGATCATCCACCCCATCTCGCGATTCGTGCTCGAACTGATTCGGGCCGACGAAGGGGGACAGTTCGGAACCTCCTTCACCATTTCGCAGTTGCTCGGATTTGCACTCATGGCAGCAGGGGTAGCGCTCCTCGCCTATCTCGAACTTTATCGTCGCGGCACCCCCGTCTTTGGCCAATCGTTGCCACCCGCGAAGCAGGCTGCCGGGAGCAGTTCTGCCGTAGCAACGTAG
- a CDS encoding formyltransferase family protein, whose protein sequence is MHVVITAVGPDNVRLADPIIHYVTGQGANIAEIQMYDHDDEALFAMLLRIHLPEEKLPQLREALAQISEATKLSIRVWSPEERASRPRLALCVTYRTEPPLAILRAIRDGQIRAEAAVMIGNRGACRGIAEQFGVPWESIGDDSGKANDDQMVDLLDRYEVDYVVLARYMRVLPAASCWKYAGGRIINLHHGLLPSFPGLRPYHDAYAGRMLTFGATCHFIVPELDAGNQIIQQSTFTVPPGTKLEEIIRIGQEDNEPRCLVEGIRRVVDREVQLHFHRVIATNK, encoded by the coding sequence ATGCACGTAGTGATTACCGCTGTAGGGCCCGACAATGTCCGATTGGCCGACCCCATCATTCACTATGTCACGGGGCAAGGGGCCAACATCGCCGAGATCCAGATGTACGATCACGACGACGAAGCGCTCTTCGCCATGCTGCTGCGCATCCATCTTCCTGAAGAGAAGCTCCCGCAACTGCGCGAAGCGCTAGCGCAAATCTCAGAAGCAACCAAACTTTCGATTCGTGTCTGGTCTCCCGAAGAGCGTGCGAGTCGTCCGCGCCTCGCGCTCTGCGTCACCTATCGCACCGAACCACCACTGGCAATTTTGCGAGCGATTCGCGATGGTCAGATCCGCGCCGAAGCCGCAGTGATGATCGGCAATCGAGGCGCTTGTCGTGGAATCGCCGAGCAGTTTGGCGTTCCATGGGAATCGATCGGCGACGATAGTGGCAAAGCCAACGACGATCAAATGGTCGACTTGCTCGATCGTTATGAAGTCGACTACGTGGTCCTTGCACGCTACATGCGTGTGCTTCCTGCGGCTAGCTGCTGGAAGTATGCCGGTGGACGAATCATTAATTTGCATCACGGGCTATTGCCCAGTTTTCCGGGACTTCGGCCCTATCACGATGCCTATGCGGGTCGGATGCTCACGTTCGGCGCAACGTGTCACTTCATCGTTCCCGAACTCGATGCCGGGAATCAGATCATCCAGCAATCGACCTTCACCGTGCCACCCGGTACGAAGCTCGAAGAGATCATTCGCATCGGCCAGGAAGATAACGAGCCCCGCTGTTTGGTCGAAGGGATTCGCCGCGTGGTTGATCGGGAAGTGCAGCTGCACTTTCATCGCGTGATCGCCACCAACAAGTAG